The Chloroflexota bacterium genome has a window encoding:
- a CDS encoding DUF11 domain-containing protein, which yields MADAQKVARTTLTRVARLALAGGTALALAVVLLIWLGAPASAQAPASGVNVLRSDANGLLIELLVPSYTLQTRAGDAESFVELNAPDLTLWSPRPGYPQLLIQSLLIGAPQDADVVVQVLSEDAAEFYLPHKLAPLPSLANGGLPGADPPAASSYRYAPDPAAYAQRGYTPTESARINALRSMRSQRIAQIVLSPFRYDAAQGRVRWARRMRVEVRFTRPAGRAPQSGVYRDEGVFEPILSSQLLNYSQALAWRQAASTPASTPSRPASAPTPSYRVSIRDEGIYRLTYSDLVSAGIPATVTPSTLQIFKNGVEVPTYLAGDPGVFTSSSFIEFYAQAINTLYSDINIYWLTYGGANGARMATRSGVPTAGTTPATFTATVHAETNLMYDNTHPWGDGDHWFWNNIHTPLYFVPLGWVASPATYTVALSEVNASAPTATVHVQVMGYSGSGGDAYPHHGMYYLNGVYLGEDRWVGDVQRDFTVSFTQSILISGTNVLSVVVPNDNVDFTLYDGIAMNWFEVEYQRDYQARDDRLAFQTNVAGPLALTVTAFSTNSVRLYDVSIPTQAVRLTSPTFVGSGPYALVFGDSPAGAARYEAVAVGKTPPAIVRDDSSSSLKSTANGADYIVIAYDDFYTATAPLETLRASQGLRVARARISDVYDEFSDGVVDATAIRSFLMYAYTNWQTPAPQFVLLVGDGTVNYHNYFPHNIYPYVQETQFIPPYMKANFVQLNETAVDNWYVNLTGNGVIPDMAIGRLPSRSVTETVAMVNKIVAYEQAPPPGAWQSTVGYFADNYYDAYGNPGTGGDFPGTADRISSHIPAYYTATRVYYDPYTPTITGDWFYTTDVATRRAITTALNTGMLFATYIGHASKQQWADERLMGNYLSSINVFSTVANGARQPILLELACQTGEFQLPGYTTLAESFIRADGYGAIADWASSGNGYNTAHEDLATQLYDGVFQHNLSRLGLAINFSKLANSAHGDEVDQFTLFGDPALRINLVPNTDLVLSHVAAVSGTLAAGTPLTFTLRLTNAGQVTAAGVVISDVLPAGLVSVTYVASGAVVTPMGGSSYVWNASSLAPGASMTINVYARTSSYLFDHGTYVLAVAAQASTTAPETILSNNSAVAVAAPPVDLVVTQRAPSIVWVEGGNPIITYTLQYTNVGGTLATNIVISDILPAGLLTPTYSYSGASLSEDAGPQYAWIVSDLSPGGGGTIMIVAQVDASYWLSASIPISVSASIMGALGEVTLANNVTSLSTKVAIPLKSYLPMVSK from the coding sequence ATGGCGGATGCGCAGAAGGTAGCGCGCACGACCTTGACGCGCGTGGCGCGGCTTGCTTTGGCGGGCGGGACCGCGCTCGCACTGGCGGTCGTGTTGCTCATCTGGCTTGGCGCGCCGGCCAGTGCGCAGGCGCCTGCGTCCGGCGTAAACGTGTTGCGCTCCGATGCCAACGGTCTCCTGATTGAGCTGCTGGTGCCCAGCTACACGCTGCAAACGCGCGCCGGTGACGCGGAGTCGTTTGTCGAGTTGAATGCGCCCGACCTGACGCTCTGGAGCCCGCGGCCCGGCTACCCCCAACTGCTCATCCAGAGCCTGCTGATCGGCGCGCCGCAGGACGCCGACGTAGTCGTGCAGGTGCTCTCGGAAGACGCGGCGGAGTTCTACCTGCCGCACAAGCTGGCGCCGCTGCCGAGTCTGGCCAATGGCGGCCTGCCGGGAGCGGATCCGCCTGCCGCGTCCAGCTATCGCTATGCCCCTGACCCGGCAGCGTACGCGCAGCGCGGCTACACGCCCACCGAATCGGCGCGCATCAACGCATTGCGTTCCATGCGCAGCCAGCGCATTGCGCAGATCGTGCTGTCCCCGTTCCGCTACGACGCGGCGCAGGGGCGCGTGCGCTGGGCGCGGCGGATGCGTGTCGAGGTGCGCTTCACACGCCCGGCGGGCAGGGCGCCGCAAAGCGGCGTCTATCGCGACGAGGGCGTTTTTGAGCCGATCTTGAGCAGCCAACTGCTTAACTACAGTCAGGCGCTCGCCTGGCGGCAGGCGGCGAGTACACCGGCGAGCACGCCAAGCCGTCCCGCCTCGGCGCCCACGCCATCGTATCGCGTCAGCATTCGCGACGAAGGCATCTATCGGTTGACATACAGTGACTTGGTCAGTGCCGGCATTCCCGCAACGGTGACGCCATCCACCCTCCAGATATTCAAGAACGGCGTCGAGGTGCCGACCTACTTGGCCGGTGACCCCGGCGTCTTTACGAGCTCATCGTTCATCGAGTTTTACGCGCAGGCGATCAACACGCTTTACTCGGACATCAACATCTACTGGCTGACCTACGGCGGGGCCAACGGCGCGCGCATGGCGACGCGATCCGGTGTGCCGACCGCCGGGACGACGCCGGCCACGTTCACGGCAACGGTGCATGCCGAAACCAATCTGATGTACGACAACACCCATCCATGGGGGGATGGCGATCACTGGTTCTGGAACAACATCCATACGCCGCTCTATTTCGTGCCGCTTGGCTGGGTGGCGTCGCCCGCCACGTACACGGTGGCGCTATCCGAAGTAAATGCCAGTGCGCCGACTGCGACTGTGCACGTCCAGGTCATGGGATACAGCGGCAGTGGCGGGGACGCCTATCCGCATCACGGCATGTACTACCTGAACGGCGTGTATCTTGGCGAGGATCGCTGGGTGGGGGATGTTCAGCGCGATTTTACCGTCAGTTTTACGCAGTCCATCTTAATCTCTGGTACCAACGTCTTGTCGGTGGTTGTGCCCAACGACAATGTCGATTTCACGCTCTACGATGGCATCGCGATGAACTGGTTTGAAGTTGAATACCAGCGTGATTACCAGGCGCGCGATGACCGGCTCGCGTTTCAGACCAATGTTGCGGGGCCGCTGGCGCTCACCGTGACGGCGTTCAGCACGAACAGCGTGAGACTGTATGATGTTTCGATTCCAACCCAGGCGGTGCGGCTGACGAGCCCGACGTTCGTCGGCAGCGGCCCGTACGCGTTGGTGTTCGGCGACTCGCCGGCGGGCGCTGCGCGCTATGAGGCGGTGGCGGTGGGCAAGACGCCGCCAGCGATTGTGCGCGACGACTCATCGTCGAGCTTGAAGAGCACGGCGAATGGCGCGGACTACATCGTAATCGCGTACGACGATTTCTACACGGCGACGGCGCCGCTGGAGACACTGCGTGCGTCGCAGGGGTTGCGGGTGGCGCGCGCGCGCATCTCGGATGTGTACGACGAGTTCAGCGACGGCGTGGTCGACGCCACCGCCATCCGCAGCTTCCTGATGTATGCCTACACCAACTGGCAGACGCCCGCGCCGCAATTTGTGCTGCTGGTCGGTGACGGCACCGTCAACTACCATAATTACTTCCCGCACAACATCTACCCGTATGTGCAGGAAACGCAGTTCATTCCGCCGTACATGAAGGCCAACTTCGTGCAGCTCAACGAAACCGCGGTGGACAACTGGTATGTCAACCTGACCGGCAACGGCGTGATCCCGGACATGGCGATCGGGCGCCTGCCGTCGCGCAGCGTCACAGAGACTGTTGCGATGGTCAACAAGATCGTCGCGTACGAGCAGGCTCCGCCGCCCGGCGCATGGCAGTCGACCGTTGGGTATTTTGCCGACAACTACTACGATGCCTATGGCAATCCGGGGACCGGCGGCGACTTCCCCGGCACGGCCGATCGTATTAGCAGTCACATCCCGGCTTACTACACGGCGACGCGCGTTTACTACGATCCGTATACGCCGACGATCACCGGCGACTGGTTCTACACAACCGACGTGGCGACCCGCAGGGCGATCACGACGGCCCTCAACACGGGGATGCTGTTTGCCACCTATATTGGACATGCGTCCAAACAGCAGTGGGCGGACGAGCGGCTCATGGGAAACTACCTGTCCTCCATCAACGTATTCTCCACGGTGGCCAATGGGGCGCGCCAGCCGATCTTGCTCGAGTTGGCGTGTCAGACCGGCGAATTTCAGTTGCCGGGCTATACCACACTGGCCGAGTCGTTTATTCGGGCCGACGGCTACGGAGCTATCGCGGACTGGGCATCATCGGGCAACGGCTACAACACAGCCCACGAAGATCTGGCAACTCAACTGTATGACGGCGTCTTCCAGCACAATCTTAGCCGCCTTGGTTTGGCGATTAATTTCAGCAAGCTGGCGAACAGCGCGCACGGTGACGAGGTCGATCAGTTTACGTTGTTCGGTGACCCCGCCTTGCGGATCAATCTGGTGCCGAACACAGATCTCGTCTTGTCGCATGTCGCCGCCGTCTCAGGCACGCTGGCTGCCGGCACGCCGCTGACGTTCACGCTGCGGCTCACCAACGCAGGTCAGGTGACCGCAGCGGGCGTCGTTATCAGTGATGTGCTGCCCGCCGGGCTGGTCAGCGTGACCTACGTTGCGAGCGGCGCCGTGGTAACACCAATGGGCGGCAGTTCCTACGTCTGGAATGCTTCGAGTCTGGCGCCTGGCGCCAGCATGACTATCAACGTTTACGCGCGCACGAGCAGCTACCTGTTTGACCACGGAACATACGTTCTCGCGGTCGCTGCGCAGGCCAGCACGACAGCGCCGGAGACGATTCTCAGCAACAATTCAGCGGTTGCGGTGGCTGCGCCGCCGGTCGATCTGGTAGTGACGCAGCGTGCGCCGAGTATTGTATGGGTGGAGGGCGGCAACCCCATCATCACGTACACGCTGCAGTACACCAATGTGGGCGGCACGCTGGCGACGAATATAGTGATCTCAGATATTTTGCCGGCGGGATTGTTGACGCCAACTTACAGTTACTCTGGCGCCAGCCTGTCGGAAGATGCCGGGCCCCAATACGCCTGGATTGTGTCGGATCTGTCGCCCGGCGGCGGCGGTACGATCATGATCGTGGCGCAGGTGGATGCAAGCTACTGGTTATCGGCCAGTATACCGATTTCGGTGTCCGCGAGCATTATGGGTGCATTGGGCGAAGTTACTTTGGCAAATAATGTGACGTCTTTGAGCACGAAGGTCGCAATCCCCCTAAAGTCCTATTTGCCGATGGTATCCAAGTAG
- a CDS encoding TetR/AcrR family transcriptional regulator, with the protein MPRLTPTARRALLSERRAQILTAAARVFARKGYERATIADIAREAGVASGSIYRYYKNKGDLLVHIPRQFVSPAVELFQAEAMSPGVPPEQALLHLARSLIGAVRQNADLLRSLVSSVPSLRPAVKARYVEQVPLYMFGQLEAYFSRQIAAGVFRRDLNPKIAARMFPGQFLPYIILNDLLQMPSDEALDYDAVIEHGVRLFLGGALAAPKGKP; encoded by the coding sequence ATGCCCCGCCTGACACCCACCGCGCGCCGCGCGCTGCTCAGCGAGCGCCGCGCCCAGATTCTGACCGCCGCTGCGCGCGTCTTCGCGCGCAAGGGCTACGAACGCGCCACGATTGCCGACATCGCGCGCGAGGCAGGCGTTGCCTCGGGCTCGATCTACAGATACTACAAGAACAAGGGCGATCTGCTGGTGCACATCCCGCGCCAGTTCGTCAGCCCGGCGGTCGAATTGTTTCAGGCCGAGGCCATGAGCCCCGGGGTGCCGCCCGAACAGGCGCTGCTGCACCTGGCGCGCAGCCTGATCGGCGCGGTGCGGCAAAACGCGGACCTGCTGCGCTCGCTGGTCTCTTCGGTGCCGTCGCTGCGTCCCGCGGTGAAGGCCCGCTATGTGGAGCAAGTACCGCTCTATATGTTCGGCCAACTGGAAGCGTACTTCAGCCGCCAGATTGCCGCGGGCGTTTTCCGCCGCGATCTGAACCCGAAGATCGCGGCGCGCATGTTCCCCGGACAGTTCCTGCCGTACATCATCCTCAACGACTTGCTGCAAATGCCGTCCGACGAGGCGCTCGATTATGACGCCGTCATCGAGCACGGCGTGCGCCTGTTTCTGGGGGGCGCGCTGGCCGCCCCGAAAGGCAAACCATGA